From Camelina sativa cultivar DH55 chromosome 7, Cs, whole genome shotgun sequence, one genomic window encodes:
- the LOC104700415 gene encoding probable 3-hydroxyisobutyryl-CoA hydrolase 3: MTTSAEMASHSQILVEEKSSVRILTLNRPRQLNALSYNMISRLLQLFRAYEEDPSVTLVILKGQGRAFCAGGDIPPLLSYVIQGKWRLGAAFFADQYTLNYVLATYSKAQVSILNGIVMGAGAGVSIHGRFRIATENTVFAMPETALGLFPDVGASYFLSRLPGFFGNKYVGLTGARLDGAEMLACGLATHFVPSTRLTALEADLCTVGSSDPSFASKILDAYTERPHVKKNSAYHRLDVIHRCFSRRTVEDIISALEREFTQRPDDWISSTTQALKKASPSSLKISLRSIREGRLQGVGHCLIREYRMVCHVMKGDLSKDIVEGCRAILVDKDMNPKWEPRRLEDIKDRMVDKFFERLEGLEDLKFPPRNNLRASSIAAKL; encoded by the exons ATGACAACGTCCGCCGAGATGGCCTCTCACTCTCAG ATTTTGGTGGAAGAGAAATCAAGTGTTAGAATCTTGACATTAAACAGACCCAGGCAGCTAAATGCTCTGTCCTATAACATG ATCTCCCGGTTGCTGCAACTATTCCGTGCATATGAGGAGGACCCTAGTGTGACACTTGTCATCCTAAAGGGTCAGGGAAGAGCCTTTTGTGCTGGTGGCGACATTCCACCTCTTCTTAGTTACGTCATACAAG GCAAATGGAGACTCGGTGCCGCTTTTTTCGCAGACCAATATACGCTCAACTATGTTCTGGCCACGTATAGCAAAGCTCAG GTTTCAATTTTGAATGGTATTGTCATGGGAGCTGGAGCTGGTGTCTCCATCCATGGTCGATTCCGCATTGCAACTGAGAACACG GTTTTTGCCATGCCTGAGACAGCTCTAGGGCTCTTTCCAGATGTAGGAGCTTCCTATTTCTTGTCAAGGCTCCCTGGCTTTTTTGGTAACAAA TATGTTGGCCTCACAGGAGCTAGGTTAGATGGTGCCGAAATGCTTGCTTGTGGTCTTGCAACTCATTTTGTGCCCTCAACG AGGTTAACTGCACTAGAAGCAGATCTTTGTACAGTTGGTTCAAGTGATCCAAGCTTTGCTTCAAAAATTCTTGATGCATACACTGAGCGTCCGCACGTTAAAAAGAACAGTGCTTACCACAG GTTAGATGTCATTCATAGGTGCTTCTCGAGAAGAACAGTGGAGGATATCATATCTGCACTT GAGAGAGAGTTTACTCAGAGACCAGATGACTGGATCTCCTCTACCACTCAAGCATTGAAGAAGGCTTCACCATCAAGCCTTAAAATATCTCTTAGATCG ATAAGAGAAGGAAGACTACAGGGGGTGGGGCACTGCCTTATTCGTGAGTATAGAATGGTGTGTCATGTGATGAAGGGAGATTTAAGCAAAGACATAGTGGAG GGGTGTAGAGCCATACTGGTGGACAAAGATATGAACCCAAag TGGGAGCCAAGGCGACTGGAGGACATCAAGGATAGAATGGTAGATAAGTTCTTTGAGAGATTGGAGGGATTGGAGGATCTAAAGTTTCCGCCAAGGAACAACTTGCGTGCTTCATCAATCGCAGCAAAGCTGTGA